atacataaaacttaacgGCCACTGTTTAATAAATAACCTTATAACTTTAATGGCCagcgtttaaccttataaccttatattaggaaactaccttataaccttagccttaatggccaccgtttaaagcctaatctaaAGATAAAACTTAATGAACATCATttaataaacaaccttataaccttaacggccaccgattaaccttaaaaccttatattaggaaacaaccttatGCTGTTCTTGTTGATGCGAATTGCACTGCTAATATCTGGAGAAGTTGGTACTTGATTTGCACGTTTAATCTGaggcatttttttaatttttcttaatagaccagTGGTTGATAAATCAACCATTGTAAATGTATTTTTGCtgcatttttcatttattttaatagACAAGTGGTCGATAAATTGATCACTACAAATTTGGTTTTGCTTGTAGATCAAAAATGGTCAAAGTTCATAAAGCAGTTAAAATGGGTCCTTCCACTGCTTCTAGAAGTTGGAAGTGAAAAGCCAAtgaagttttcaaaattttgaagagGAAAAAAGTTGTAATCGAAGAACCCGAGTcgaaaagtaaataaaaaatcattatcgAGATTGAGGAATTTGAGGAAATTAGTGCACATGAGAGTGATTATGTTGAGGAAAGTGAagggaaaaatgaaagaaaaagtgaaagtgaTAGCGGTGAAGAAGACGACATGAGAGATGGTGGAGATAGGGAGGATGATGATCCCCTATTCATGTCAATTTGTGCGGGAGATATCTCATTGAGTTGTACGACCCAACAACTTGAATGGACGAGTTAGGTTATTTTCTAACAAATATTTCTGTAAGAGCAAAAATGGTGATTTATCAAGAGTTTAGAATGATTTTAGTTGAACAAAAGTTGTATCCTGATTTTAAGAAGATCTGTTTTGAACACTTGAAATATTTGCcggaatattttaaatttaatggaAAAATGATCCATTATGTGTTGCTCCGACGtatcaaaaataatagaaaactgCGTGAAATTTAGTTATGTGTGAATGATAAGCCAtcttgttttggcttaaaggaatTTTCTCTGATTACGGGGATAAATTGTTCAACATATTCCCgtgaattaaaaatgaaaaaagtccTCCAAAATGGTGAAAGTTTTCATTTTAAAGTGACAAAGAACAAGAGTATTACTGTTGTAAGGCTAATTAGCCTGATCAAAGCTAATAGGCTGACTAATCAGCAAAAGTTGAAGGGCACTTTAGTTTGGTTTGTGCACTCGATACTGTTGGCAAAGGACCTGTCAAAGAAGGTACATTCAAACCATATCAAGATTATGGTTGATTTAGATTTATTTGAGAGTTATCCATAGGGAAGAGAGTCGTTTGAGCTGACATTGAGCTATTTGAAAAAGAAGATTGATTTAAGCAAGTAGAAAGAAGCATTTTTGAAGAGGAATAATGCATCGCACACTTTATATGGTTTTTCCCGGACATTTATGGTAGTtattatctatcatcttattgatttattatagactcttaCCTATTTATGTAATAATACATAGACCTTGTAGATTTATTTATGCTTCTATTGATTGTAGGTTTGGATATATGAGGCCTTTCTTCATCTTGGAAGGTACGCAAGAAAGTCGCTGGATTTTCCTTTTCCCATTTCTCGTCTACTTAGATGGCACACATCAAAGAACAATAACATAATGAAAGCGAACCATTTAAATACAaaggaaataacaaaaagataaaattgtacttattataatatgataattatattttttgtatagaTTGTGCATCCGTACCTTACTCCTGCTATCTGTGAGATGGAGTAGACCtacatgaaaatatttaagcTATACACTAACAAAGTTAAGTATATatctattgatgctttgaaggCTCAGTTAAAAGGTGTGACTGTCCTCACTTCATCAGTAGAGTTCgcagatgaagatgaagatttgGGTGGTCACAATTATGTCACAAGTCCAGCACGTGATTGTGATCATGCTGGTTCATGTGGACTCAAAACTGCACCAAACACTTCTAATAATAAAGACCTGCGTGAGTGTGTTGCTTTGCTTGAGAAATCTATTTTGGATATTGCTTTTTTTGTTAGAGATGAGAGGCTAAGGAGAATCAAGAACAAAAAGAAGCAACAAGATCAATGTaagctaatttatttttttgttctttcaaattaattttcttgCATAATTTTGGTAATCCTTTCAAAATAATGTAGCGCACGTCGATAGTCTCCCTCAAATCCAACATCAAGTAAACCTCGAAGAACTCACAGTTGTAGTAAATGACCTTGCATCAACATATGAAAAAgtgaaagaagagaagaaagaagaacaaATGAAAGAGGAGAAGGCAATAGAGATGAATAggataagaaagaaaaagaagaaaaaaaagatgaggaGATAGTGCTGAAGAAGAAacagaaaatgagaagaaaatagaagaagagaaaaaaaaagaaagaagttgaTGAAGAAGACGTGGTTGAACAGGAGGATGAAAgtatagaagaagagaagaaatcagaagaagaagagaaaaaaaatgagaagaaaaaattagaagaagaggagaaaaaagatgaagaaaataaagttgatgtGATGGACATTGGTAAGGAACTCAATGATGATAACATGAAGTTTGATGGCTTGAAACGAATATTTCTTaatgatttaatatttttaatgatttggtTTTTATGAATaatagaattatatatatatttggaagcTCAATAATGACATTTACTGATGAAATTATGTTCAGTTATTCAATTGTCTTATTAGATTATACAGTAGATTGCGTTGTGCTACCAGTTCAGCTATTGTCCTAATTTATAGAGGTTGATGACAAATATTATAGAAATCGTTCTCTATAATGTATAGACTGCACCCGTGTTGATTTAAGAAATCATACATTTACAATGATGAGAAATAGGTTTACTGTTATATGTTGCATTGTGTTACCAATTTAGTTACTGCCATAGTTTATACAGGTCAACGATAAATGTTATAGTAGTTa
The Capsicum annuum cultivar UCD-10X-F1 unplaced genomic scaffold, UCD10Xv1.1 ctg5036, whole genome shotgun sequence genome window above contains:
- the LOC124892751 gene encoding 25S rRNA (cytosine-C(5))-methyltransferase NOP2A-like gives rise to the protein MLLRLCNLSLFKLHMIYDPITVFPPVKLIKLIEAFEKPRPISLRTITLKILGRDLAGVLLNRDVNLDPLSKWSKVLIQAVEQLVENKPPEKMTLNHLAWLYSIMLTTAVVKLALWLYWKSSVNDIVRAYTKEFSLITGINCSTYSRELKMKKVLQNGESFHFKVTKNKSITVVRLISLIKANRLTNQQKLKGTLVWFVHSILLAKDLSKKAQLKGVTVLTSSVEFADEDEDLGGHNYVTSPARDCDHAGSCGLKTAPNTSNNKDLRECVALLEKSILDIAFFVRDERLRRIKNKKKQQDQSHVDSLPQIQHQVNLEELTVVVNDLASTYEKVKEEKKEEQMKEEKAIEMNRIRKKKKKKKMRR